In a single window of the Nilaparvata lugens isolate BPH chromosome 1, ASM1435652v1, whole genome shotgun sequence genome:
- the LOC111060798 gene encoding DENN domain-containing protein 10: protein MTMSLSSCNIIEKDLNNDILWTWTYPSVTELQKKILMQKCTFDANHPFIYGRFRNEWFYLTTTEVFESDNLPQLKQFILVLWSKDFNPEKYESLCRMLSKTYCKSGTPVAVLKLFLSVTTSGVCSTEENGTFREKDYELSYGNRNGVITCVKDLIKVFGLETILIYTVLLLKKRLVVYHHSLPHLLKWIRTFPALMEHRKQSELLHPWVDLVPEELAQIKSSSSYIMGCRDSSIACQTDLYDVLVNLPATEITVAPQAKENLAMTKAHKEIALHLVQLAEDDNIPEHVVIEEIAKKTQELLTQLRSLATLSTDCGSKVVTLQLLQEKKFPPAVENFLFQLALAENILLL, encoded by the exons ATGACCATGAGTTTATCATCTTGCAATATAATTG AAAAGGATCTCAACAATGACATTCTATGGACGTGGACCTATCCCTCAGTGACAGAACTACAGAAGAAGATTCTAATGCAAAAATGTACTTTCGATGCTAATCATCCATTCATTTATGGCCGATTCAGAAACGAATGGTTCTACTTAACAACCACAGAAGTATTTGAGTCTGATAACTTGCCTCAG CTCAAGCAGTTTATACTAGTTCTATGGAGTAAAGATTTCAACCCCGAAAAATATGAATCACTTTGCAGAATGCTCAGTAAAACTTATTGCAAATCAG GTACTCCTGTTGCAGTACTGAAATTATTTCTGTCGGTCACTACAAGTGGCGTGTGTTCAACTGAGGAGAATGGCACGTTCAGAGAAAAAGACTATGAATTGAGCTATGGAAATAGGAATGGTGTTATTACATGTGTGAAAG ATCTTATCAAAGTATTTGGTTTGGAAACAATTCTCATATATACTGTCCTGCTTCTTAAGAAGCGATTGGTCGTCTATCATCACAGTCTCCCTCACCTTCTCAAA TGGATTCGAACTTTCCCAGCGTTGATGGAACATAGGAAACAAAGTGAACTGCTCCATCCTTGGGTTGATTTGGTACCTGAAGAGTTGGCTCAAATAAAA tcCAGCTCGAGCTATATTATGGGATGTAGGGACAGCTCGATTGCCTGTCAAACGGATCTCTATGATGTCCTTGTCAATCTGCCAGCAACAGAAATAACAGTTGCACCTCAAGCGAAAG AAAATTTGGCAATGACAAAGGCTCATAAGGAAATAGCATTGCATTTGGTTCAACTTGCTGAGGATGATAACATTCCAGAACATGTTGTCATTGAAGAGATTGCTAAGAAAACGCAAGAATTGCTGACTCAGTTAAG GTCACTAGCTACATTGAGCACTGATTGTGGAAGTAAAGTGGTAACTCTGCAACTTCTTCAGGAGAAAAAATTTCCACCTGCGGTTGAGAATTTCTTGTTCCAGCTAGCTCTTGCCGAGAATATTCTACTGTTGTAG